One window from the genome of Rhodopirellula halodulae encodes:
- the yidD gene encoding membrane protein insertion efficiency factor YidD yields MMGPSCRFTPTCSAYAIEAIQKHGPFRGTWRAIRRIGRCHPWNPGGYDPP; encoded by the coding sequence ATGATGGGGCCTAGCTGTCGCTTCACCCCCACCTGCAGTGCTTACGCCATTGAGGCAATTCAAAAACACGGCCCATTTCGTGGGACTTGGCGAGCCATTAGACGAATCGGCCGGTGCCATCCATGGAACCCCGGCGGCTACGATCCACCCTGA
- a CDS encoding gamma carbonic anhydrase family protein yields the protein MTNSMDRDQDERPRRDPVVTATPDQRLIDPSVFIAPNATVLGEVHVAEGVSIWFGAVMRGDTEKIVIGRHSNIQDQCVLHCDPGMPCVIGERVTVGHSAVVHGATVEDDALIGIGAIVLNGATIGKGAIVAAGALVTEGTVIPDGMLAIGTPAKAVKEVSDALRERTREGNQHYVELGQRYRESFAATNDTIGKAE from the coding sequence ATGACAAACTCAATGGATCGGGATCAGGACGAACGGCCGCGTCGTGATCCTGTGGTGACGGCGACCCCGGATCAACGGTTGATCGACCCTTCCGTCTTCATTGCCCCCAACGCCACCGTGTTGGGTGAGGTTCATGTGGCGGAAGGAGTCAGCATTTGGTTCGGTGCCGTGATGCGAGGCGACACGGAGAAGATCGTCATCGGTCGTCACAGTAACATCCAAGACCAATGTGTGCTGCACTGCGACCCAGGAATGCCGTGCGTGATCGGGGAACGTGTGACCGTCGGCCACTCGGCTGTCGTTCATGGAGCGACCGTGGAGGATGATGCGCTGATCGGCATTGGGGCGATCGTGCTCAACGGAGCCACCATAGGCAAAGGGGCTATTGTGGCGGCCGGAGCCCTGGTCACCGAAGGCACCGTCATTCCCGATGGTATGTTGGCAATTGGTACACCCGCGAAAGCGGTGAAAGAAGTTTCCGACGCATTGCGTGAACGTACTCGCGAAGGCAACCAGCATTACGTCGAGTTGGGCCAACGGTATCGCGAGAGTTTTGCCGCTACAAACGATACTATCGGAAAGGCTGAATGA